The genomic segment GTGAGGTCCTGCAGTGTCAGCGCCGCCCTGCTGCACAGTGGATGGTCCGCTGGCGCGACGGCAACGATGGCGTTGTCCAGGAAGGGCAGGAATTCCAGGTCCATGTCCGTCGGCACTTGGGAGATCAGTAGCAGGTCGTCGCGGTTGGCGTTCAACCGGTGGATTGCCTGAGCGTGATTGACCACCACGAGCTGCAGGCTGACTTCAGGGTGCAGCTGACGAAACGACGCGAACAGGTGGGGAGCGAAGTACATGGCGCTCGATTCCACCGCCAATTTCAGTCGGCCCTGCAACGAGCCTTGCAAGGTCGACAATTGCATGTCGAGGCTTTCCAGCCTGCCGAATATGTCTTCGCTGGTGCGTCTGAGCGCTTCGGCGGCTTCGGTCAAATACAGCTTTTTGCCGGAATACTCGAACAGCGGCTGGCCCAGCAGCTCCTCCAGCTGACGAATCTGCAGGCTGACAGCGGGCTGGGTCAGGGCCATCTGTTCAGCCGCACGGCTGTAGGAATGGTTGTCGCAGACCGCCCGGAACACGCGCAGCTGGCGCAATGTCATGCGCATCAATGACTTTCTCATGGGGCCTCTAGCGGGTCTCGTTTTGCGGATATCGGTCGCCGATGACGCTATTCGACGGCGCTATATAAGTTAAAACTTATGCTTAGCCAAACAATTATTCATTTTCGGTAATTGCTGCGTAAAGGGTAGGGTAAAAAACATCGCCTGAAGCGGCGTTATCACACGGTCCGACACGGGACTGCCTGCTCACTGATCCGAGGGACGAAGCGTGATCAAGAAGCTGCTGATCGCCAACCGCGGGGAAATTGCCGTCCGCATCGTGCGGGCTTGCGCAGAAATGGGCGTGCGCTCGGTGGCGGTATTTGCCGAGCCCGATCGCCATGCGCTGCACGTCAAACGTGCCGACGAGGCCTATTTCATTGGCGAAGATCCGCTGGCGGGTTACCTGAACCCGCGCAAGCTGGTGAATCTGGCTGTAGAGACCGGCTGCGATGCCTTGCACCCCGGTTATGGTTTCCTTTCCGAGAACGCCGAACTGGCGGAAATATGCGCCGAGCGCGGTATTCGCTTCGTGGGTCCCAGTGCCGAAGTGATTCGCCGCATGGGCGACAAGACCGAAGCGCGGCGCAGCATGATCAAGGCGGGTGTGCCGGTCACCCCTGGCACCGAAGGCAACGTAGCGGATGTCGAAGAAGCGCTGGCCGCGGCTGATGGCATCGGCTATCCGGTGATGCTCAAGGCCACTTCGGGTGGCGGTGGTCGCGGTATCCGCCGCTGCAATTCGCGAGACGAACTGGCCCAGGCCTATCCGCGGGTCATCTCCGAGGCGACCAAGGCGTTCGGCTCGGCCGACGTGTTTCTTGAAAAATGCATCGTCGAGCCCAAGCACATCGAGGCGCAGATCCTCGCCGACTCCTTGGGCAATACCGTGCACCTGTTCGAGCGCGACTGCTCGATCCAGCGGCGCAACCAGAAACTCATCGAGATCGCCCCCAGCCCGCAGCTGACCCCGGAACAGCGCGCCTACATCGGCGACCTGGCGGTGCGGGCGGCCAAGGCGGTGGGCTACGAGAACGCCGGTACCGTGGAGTTTCTGCTCGCCGATGGCGAGGTGTACTTCATGGAGATGAACACTCGGGTGCAGGTGGAGCACACCATCACCGAGGAAATCACCGGCATCGACATCGTCCGCGAGCAGATCCGCATCGCCTCCGGCCTGCCGCTCTCGGTCAAGCAGGAGGACATCCAATATCGCGGCTTCGCCCTGCAGTTCCGCATCAACGCCGAGGACCCGCGCAACAATTTCCTGCCCTGTTTCGGCAAGATCACCCGCTATTACGCGCCGGGCGGCCCGGGCGTGCGCACCGATACGGCGATTTACACCGGTTACACCATCCCGCCGTACTACGACTCAATGTGCTTGAAGCTGATCGTCTGGGCGTTGACCTGGGAAGAGGCATTGGCGCGGGGTTCGCGCGCGCTGGACGACATGCGTGTGCAGGGTGTGAAAACCACCGCCTTCTACTACCAGAAGATTCTTGAAAACCCGGATTTTCGCAGCGGGCAGTTCAACACCAGCTTCGTCGACAACCATCCGGAATTGATGACTTACTCGATCAAGCGCAAGCCGAGCGAACTGGCCCTGGCCATCGCCGCCGCCATCGCCGCCCACGCAGGCCTGTGAGGAACGAACCATGACTGCTCAGAAGAAAATCACCGTTACCGACACCATCCTGCGCGATGCCCATCAGTCGCTGATCGCGACCCGCATGCGCACCGAAGACATGCTGCCGATCTGCGAGAAGCTCGACCGCGTCGGCTATTGGTCGCTCGAAGTGTGGGGTGGCGCGACGTTCGATGCCTGCGTGCGCTTCCTCAAGGAAGACCCCTGGGAGCGTCTGCGCCAGCTCAAGGCCGCGTTGCCCAATACTCGCCTGCAGATGCTGTTGCGCGGACAGAACCTGCTGGGTTACCGCCACTACGCCGACGACGTGGTCGAGGCGTTCTGCGCCAAGGCGGCGGACAACGGCATTGACGTGTTCCGTATCTTCGACGCGATGAACGACGTGCGGAACCTGGAAACCGCCATCAAGGCCGTGAAGAAGACCGGCAAGCACGCCCAGGGCACTATCGCCTACACGACGAGCCCGGTGCACACCGTCGAGCTCTTCGTCGAGCAGGCCAAGACCATGCGCGACATGGGTGTCGATTCGATCGCCATCAAGGACATGGCGGGTCTGCTGACCCCCTTTGCCACCGGCGATCTGGTGCGCGCGCTGAAAGCCGAGGTGGATCTGCCGGTGTTCATCCACTCGCACGACACCGCCGGCGTGGCCAGCATGTGTCAGCTCAAGGCCATCGAGAACGGCGCCGACCACATCGATACGGCGATTTCATCCATGGCCTGGGGCACCAGCCATCCGGGCACCGAGTCGATGGTCGCCGCGCTGCGCGGCACGCCGTATGACACGGGCCTCGATCTGGAGCTGATCCAGGAGATCGGCTTGTACTTCTATGCGGTGCGCAAGAAGTACCACCAGTTCGAAAGCGACTTCACCGGCGTCGATACCCGGGTACAGGTCAATCAGGTGCCCGGCGGGATGATTTCCAACCTGGCCAACCAGCTCAAGGAGCAGGGCGCGCTCAACCGCATGGACGAAGTGCTCGCCGAGATCCCACGCGTGCGCAAGGATCTGGGCTACCCGCCGCTGGTGACGCCGACCTCGCAAATCGTCGGCACCCAGGCGTTCTTCAATGTGCTGGCCGGTGAGCGCTACAAGACCATCACCAATGAAGTGAAGCTCTACCTGCAGGGCCGTTACGGCAAGGCGCCGGGCACTATCGATGCCAAGCTGCAGCGCCAGGCCATCGGTGGTGAAGAGATCATCGAGGTCCGCCCGGCGGACCTGATCAAGCCGGAGCTGGACAAGCTGCGCCAGGACATCGGTGCGCTGGCCCATAGCGAAGAGGACGTGCTGACCTATGCCATGTTCCCCGATATCGGCCGCAAATTCCTCGAGGAGCGCGAGGCCGGCACCCTGCAACCGGAAGTGCTGTTGCCTATTCCGGATGGCAGCGCGGTAAGCGCCGCGACCGGCGAGGGCGTGCCGACCGAATTCGTCATCGACGTGCACGGCGAAAGCTACCGCGTCGATATCACCGGTGTGGGCGTCAAGGGTGAGGGCAAGCGGCACTTCTTCCTCTCCATCGACGGCATGCCGGAGGAAGTGGTATTCGAGCCGTTGAACAACTTCGTCGGCGAGGGCGGCAGCAAGCGCAAGCAGGCCAGCGCGCCTGGCGACGTCAGCACCAGCATGCCCGGTAACGTGGTCGATGTGCTGGTCAAGGTTGGCGACGTGGTCAAGGCTGGGCAGGCGGTGCTGATCAGCGAAGCGATGAAGATGGAAACCGAGATTCAGGCACCCATAGCCGGTACGGTGAAGGCCGTGCATGTGGCCAAGGGCGACCGGGTCACCCCCGGCGATCTGCTGATCGAGATCGAGGCCTGACAGATGTCCCTTGGGGAGCCGCAAGGCTCCCTTTTTTTGCTCGCGTTCTGCTGATCATCGAACGATACGGGAGATACCGGCGAAGCACCGGATCGCCGACGCTGTTCTGATCAAGCAGATCGCGGTGTAGGGGCAACTCAGCGCTTCAGGCGGGTTTGCTTGCGCAGTTCCATCAGATCGCCTTGGGTGCAGGTCAGCGGTTCGGCGCCGGTCAGGTCATAGCAGCGCTGACCGAAGCCCATCGGCCAATAGATGATGCCGCCGGGTGGCCAGAAGATCGACGCGACGCGAAAGCGCGCACGCAGTTTGCCTTGCTGCAGCAGTTCGCCTTGATCATTGCTGAGCGTGTAGGGAATGCCGCCAGCGGCGGTCCAGAAGAACGGACGGGTCTTGACCAGGCCCTGGGAGTATTGTTGCGGTCGCTCATAGACGGACACCTGGCTGTGTTCCGGCAGCTTGAAATAAGTCGCGGTGGAGCAACCGCTGAGGAAGATAGCGAGTGCCAACAGGCTCGCTGCACGTTTCAACAACATATCGATTCAGTCCTTGTGATGATGCCCAGGGCACACACCGTGCCCTGTAAAGCGGGCGGCACTATACCCCCGGCCAAGGATGATGGCGAAGTCGTGGCGCTGAACGGCGCATTGCAAAGCCACCGTCGAGGCTGCCTTGTTGTCTAGCGGTACCGGCTCGATGTAGCGCTGCCCGCGCTCTGGGCCTCGATCTTGCTGTGGGGGTGTTTGGAAGGGTCAGGTGGCTTGGCTTTCCGGGTCAAAGCACATGACGGTACTGCAGAAAGCCGGAACGCTCGGCGATGCGATCGTACAGCTGCATGCCGGTGTGGTTGCTCTCGTGAGTCAGCCAATGCACCTTCGAGCTGCCGGCAGCACGGGCCTGGGCATAGACATGCTCGATCAGGCGACGTCCGACGCCGGTGCCGCGCAGCCCCGGGCTGACGAACAGATCCTGAAGGTAGCAGCTGTCTTCCACGGTCCAGTTGGAGCGATGGAAGATCCACTGCACCAGGCCGATCGCCTGCCCGTCCAGCCAGGCCAGTGCGGCATGGGTGGGTTCGGTGGGTTCGAGGAAGCGCTGCCAGGTGCTGGCGCTGGTCTGGGCTGGCATTTCGCTCTGGTAGAAGTGCAGATAACCCTGCCAGAGCGTCAGCCAGGCATCATGATCATCGGATGTTACGGGGCGAATTTGGAGAGGCGACATGGTGGTTTTCCATCTGGTGTGATCGGGACACTGAATGGCCTGCGGCAGGTCTGGCATTGACTGTGATGATCATCGGCTGCCTGGCGTCTGTAGCCTAAGACGCAATGAGCCTGCGCGCCAATTCACTGGTGTGCCGCGACTTTTCACCCATGGAACCCTGTATGCAAAACCTGTTGAACGAGATACTCGATGAAGTCCGCCCGCTGCTCGGTCAGGGCAAGGTAGCGGACTACATCCCCGCGCTGGCGGACGTGCCGGCCGATCAGCTGGGTATCGCCGTTTGCAGCGCGTCCGGCGAGATCTACCACGCGGGCGATGCCAGTACGCCGTTTTCGATCCAGAGTATTTCCAAGGTATTCAGCCTGGTGCAGGCGATTCAGCATGGTGGCGAGTTTCTGTGGGAGCGGCTGGGCCACGAGCCGTCCGGCCAGCCGTTCAATTCGCTGGTGCAACTTGAGTTCGAGCGCGGCCGGCCACGCAACCCCTTCATCAACGCCGGCGCGCTGGTGATCTGCGACATCAACCAGTCGCGCTTCGCCGTGCCGGCGCTGTCCATGCGCGACTTCGTCAGGCACCTGTCCGGCAATCCGCAGATCGTCTCCGATACGCGGGTCGCCGATTCGGAGTATCAGCACCGGGCGCGCAACGCAGCGATGGCCTACCTGATGCAGGCATTCGGCAACTTCCACAACGATGTCGAGGCGGTGCTGCGTAGCTATTTTCATCACTGCGCGTTGCGCATGAGCTGCATCGACCTGGCCCGAGCGTTCGGCTTTCTCGCCCGCGCCGGAGCGTGCCCGGAGGGCGGCGCGCCGGTGCTGAGCCCGCGGCAGGTCAAGCAGGTCAATGCCATCATGGCCACCAGCGGCCTGTATGACGAGGCCGGCAACTTCGCCTACCGTGTCGGCTTGCCCGGTAAAAGCGGTGTCGGTGGTGGCATCGTCGCGGTGGTGCCGGGGCGCTTCACCGTCTGCGTCTGGTCGCCTGAGCTGAACCAGGCCGGCAACTCGCTGATCGGCATGGCGGCGCTGGAGAAGCTGTCGCAGCGCATCGGCTGGTCAATCTTCTGAGGGCCGGTCGCGATTCGATTCATCAGCCGGGGCAGGGCCCCGGTTGCGTTACGGTCTGTCACCCATCGAGGGGCTGGCCTTAAGCGTGCAACGTATCCATCAACCATAAATAAAGAGAGATCGCCATGAGTCTCGAAGACAAGACGACCGAAACGGCGCAGGAGGCGCTCGATAATCTGATCGCGGGGGTTATGCAGTTCCGCGAAGATGTCTATCCGCAGCAGCGCGAGCTGTTCAGCAAGCTGGCCAACGAGCAGACGCCGCGCGCGATGTTCATCACCTGCGCGGACTCGCG from the Stutzerimonas stutzeri genome contains:
- a CDS encoding LysR family transcriptional regulator, translated to MRKSLMRMTLRQLRVFRAVCDNHSYSRAAEQMALTQPAVSLQIRQLEELLGQPLFEYSGKKLYLTEAAEALRRTSEDIFGRLESLDMQLSTLQGSLQGRLKLAVESSAMYFAPHLFASFRQLHPEVSLQLVVVNHAQAIHRLNANRDDLLLISQVPTDMDLEFLPFLDNAIVAVAPADHPLCSRAALTLQDLTAWPLLIREPGSGTRRATERYCDQKRAHFDQTMELGSMEAQREAVLAGLGLALLPRHAVLRELKIGALRELPVEELPLMRSWCLVHPRGKYLSPVAQTFFAFARTERQRINALERRFSAGEQ
- a CDS encoding acetyl-CoA carboxylase biotin carboxylase subunit, giving the protein MIKKLLIANRGEIAVRIVRACAEMGVRSVAVFAEPDRHALHVKRADEAYFIGEDPLAGYLNPRKLVNLAVETGCDALHPGYGFLSENAELAEICAERGIRFVGPSAEVIRRMGDKTEARRSMIKAGVPVTPGTEGNVADVEEALAAADGIGYPVMLKATSGGGGRGIRRCNSRDELAQAYPRVISEATKAFGSADVFLEKCIVEPKHIEAQILADSLGNTVHLFERDCSIQRRNQKLIEIAPSPQLTPEQRAYIGDLAVRAAKAVGYENAGTVEFLLADGEVYFMEMNTRVQVEHTITEEITGIDIVREQIRIASGLPLSVKQEDIQYRGFALQFRINAEDPRNNFLPCFGKITRYYAPGGPGVRTDTAIYTGYTIPPYYDSMCLKLIVWALTWEEALARGSRALDDMRVQGVKTTAFYYQKILENPDFRSGQFNTSFVDNHPELMTYSIKRKPSELALAIAAAIAAHAGL
- the oadA gene encoding sodium-extruding oxaloacetate decarboxylase subunit alpha → MTAQKKITVTDTILRDAHQSLIATRMRTEDMLPICEKLDRVGYWSLEVWGGATFDACVRFLKEDPWERLRQLKAALPNTRLQMLLRGQNLLGYRHYADDVVEAFCAKAADNGIDVFRIFDAMNDVRNLETAIKAVKKTGKHAQGTIAYTTSPVHTVELFVEQAKTMRDMGVDSIAIKDMAGLLTPFATGDLVRALKAEVDLPVFIHSHDTAGVASMCQLKAIENGADHIDTAISSMAWGTSHPGTESMVAALRGTPYDTGLDLELIQEIGLYFYAVRKKYHQFESDFTGVDTRVQVNQVPGGMISNLANQLKEQGALNRMDEVLAEIPRVRKDLGYPPLVTPTSQIVGTQAFFNVLAGERYKTITNEVKLYLQGRYGKAPGTIDAKLQRQAIGGEEIIEVRPADLIKPELDKLRQDIGALAHSEEDVLTYAMFPDIGRKFLEEREAGTLQPEVLLPIPDGSAVSAATGEGVPTEFVIDVHGESYRVDITGVGVKGEGKRHFFLSIDGMPEEVVFEPLNNFVGEGGSKRKQASAPGDVSTSMPGNVVDVLVKVGDVVKAGQAVLISEAMKMETEIQAPIAGTVKAVHVAKGDRVTPGDLLIEIEA
- a CDS encoding GNAT family N-acetyltransferase, with the protein product MSPLQIRPVTSDDHDAWLTLWQGYLHFYQSEMPAQTSASTWQRFLEPTEPTHAALAWLDGQAIGLVQWIFHRSNWTVEDSCYLQDLFVSPGLRGTGVGRRLIEHVYAQARAAGSSKVHWLTHESNHTGMQLYDRIAERSGFLQYRHVL
- the glsB gene encoding glutaminase B; translated protein: MQNLLNEILDEVRPLLGQGKVADYIPALADVPADQLGIAVCSASGEIYHAGDASTPFSIQSISKVFSLVQAIQHGGEFLWERLGHEPSGQPFNSLVQLEFERGRPRNPFINAGALVICDINQSRFAVPALSMRDFVRHLSGNPQIVSDTRVADSEYQHRARNAAMAYLMQAFGNFHNDVEAVLRSYFHHCALRMSCIDLARAFGFLARAGACPEGGAPVLSPRQVKQVNAIMATSGLYDEAGNFAYRVGLPGKSGVGGGIVAVVPGRFTVCVWSPELNQAGNSLIGMAALEKLSQRIGWSIF